A genomic segment from Bufo bufo chromosome 8, aBufBuf1.1, whole genome shotgun sequence encodes:
- the LOC120977846 gene encoding uncharacterized protein LOC120977846, translating to MAPLICGSSSVVVMLLCGYPGLMAPLICGFSSVIAPLLCGSSSVVVTLLCGYPGLMAPLRCGSSSVVVTLLCGYPGLMAPLLCGSSSVVVTLLCGYPGLMAPLRCGSSSVVVTLLCGYPGLMAPLLCGSSSVVVTLLCGYPGLMAPLLCGSSSVVVTLLCGYPGLMAPLLCGSSSVVVTLLCGYPGLMAPLLCGSSSVVVTLLCGYPGLMAPLLCGSSSVVVTLLCGYPGLMAPLLCGSSSVVVTLLCGSSSVVVTLLCGYPGLMAPLICGFSSVIVPLICGFSSVIVPLICGYPGLMAPLICGSSSVVVTLLCGYPGLMAPLICGCSLVMAPLV from the exons ATGGCGCCGCTGATCTGTGGTTCCTCCAGCGTAGTGGTGATGCTGCTCTGTGGTTATCCTGGTTTGATGGCGCCGCTGATCTGTGGTTTCTCCAGTGTTATTGCGCCGCTGCTCTGTGGTTCCTCCAGCGTAGTGGTGACACTGCTCTGTGGTTACCCTGGTTTGATGGCGCCGCTGCGCTGTGGTTCCTCCAGCGTAGTGGTGACGCTGCTCTGTGGTTACCCTGGTTTGATGGCGCCGCTGCTCTGTGGTTCCTCCAGCGTAGTGGTGACGCTGCTCTGTGGTTACCCTGGTTTGATGGCGCCGCTGCGCTGTGGTTCCTCCAGCGTAGTGGTGACGCTGCTCTGTGGTTACCCTGGTTTGATGGCGCCGCTGCTCTGTGGTTCCTCCAGCGTAGTGGTGACGCTGCTCTGTGGTTACCCTGGTTTGATGGCGCCGCTGCTCTGTGGTTCCTCCAGCGTAGTGGTGACGCTGCTCTGTGGTTACCCTGGTTTGATGGCGCCGCTGCTCTGTGGTTCCTCCAGCGTAGTGGTGACGCTGCTCTGTGGTTACCCTGGTTTGATGGCGCCGCTGCTCTGTGGTTCCTCCAGCGTAGTGGTGACGCTGCTCTGTGGTTACCCTGGTTTGATGGCGCCGCTGCTCTGTGGTTCCTCCAGCGTAGTGGTGACGCTGCTCTGTGGTTACCCTGGTTTGATGGCGCCGCTGCTCTGTGGTTC CTCCAGCGTAGTGGTGACGCTGCTCTGTGGTTCCTCCAGCGTAGTGGTGACGCTGCTCTGTGGTTACCCTGGTTTGATGGCGCCGCTGATCTGTGGTTTCTCCAGTGTTATTGTGCCGCTGATCTGTGGTTTCTCCAGTGTTATTGTGCCGCTGATCTGTGGTTACCCTGGTTTGATGGCGCCGCTGATCTGTGGTTCCTCCAGTGTAGTGGTGACGCTGCTCTGTGGTTACCCTGGTTTGATGGCGCCGCTGATCTGTGGTTGCTCTCTTGTGATGGCGCCGCTAGTCTAA